The following are encoded together in the Pygocentrus nattereri isolate fPygNat1 chromosome 15, fPygNat1.pri, whole genome shotgun sequence genome:
- the ogal gene encoding protein O-GlcNAcase, with amino-acid sequence MSETTTSSKTFLRGVVEGFYGRPWTMEQRKELFRREQKWGLNTYLYAPKDDYKHRTYWRELYTSEEAEQLITLISAAKEKDIEFIYAISPGLDITFSNPKEVAALKRKLSQVSEFGCRSFALLFDDIETEMCAADKEAFSSFADAQVAVTNQVFQHLQEPHAFLFCPTDYCATFCTPSVSQSSYLHTVGEKLLPGIDILWTGPKVVSKDISVESIEEVSRVLRRPPVIWDNIHANDYDPQRLFLGPFKNRPTELIPKLRGVLTNPNCEFEPNFVAVHTLGTWCKSSTGQKDVAMDGEDQGSDYNPQEALRLALSEWLIEFGMADQPDVSRAGSGRPKREPSEEEPMQTDEYVPGPKENPLYTAEPLTLEDLTLLSELFYLPYEHGPTALAMLRELHWLRGNSHAAVFGPTAPENEKTKEWRERAEHFDDMCAAVVRMFNRLSNVPNRTILYDLYNYICDIKSGVSLARAFVGSLGGHNPPPCQVINDDPEPWGFRGGLSGEFQRMLPCHGNRDLFHTPPASRVYTIRPCTPKDKSEVLRLSKEMQSETLQQAALIGDRLVDGQLSPSKYCDLVLEDEAGLCGFAFALTDAKTAMTKSQYPETMLRDFPSLMAIQIHPRVPDPSTAKHLICSVLSSLKESSSIGVFCEFRSSDKRMLDFLRTLGLLHVLKVDGLQAGLVLMGTKL; translated from the exons atgtCAGAGACGACCACCAGCTCCAAGACCTTTCTGAGAGGTGTTGTAGAAG GGTTTTATGGGCGGCCATGGACTATGGAGCAAAGGAAAGAGCTGTTTAGAAG ggaacagaaatggggCTTGAACACTTACCTGTATGCCCCAAAAGATGACTACAAACACAGGACGTACTGGAGAGAGCTCTACACTTCAGAGGAGGCGG AGCAACTGATTACTCTCATCTCTGCTGCAAAAGAGAAAGATATTGAGTTTATTTACGCCATCTCACCTGGATTAGATATTACATTCTCTAACCCCAAAGAGGTGGCAGCTCTCAAGAGGAAGCTCAGCCAG GTGAGCGAGTTTGGGTGCAGATCCTTTGCGCTGCTCTTTGATGACATTGAGACAGAAATGTGTGCTGCTGATAAAGAGGCCTTCAGCTCCTTCGCTGATGCACAGGTGGCCGTCACCAACCAGGTGTTCCAGCACCTGCAGGAGCCACACGCCTTTCTCTTCTGTCCAACAG aTTACTGTGCCACATTTTGTACCCCAAGTGTGAGTCAGTCTTCATATTTACACACTGTTGGAGAGAAACTTCTTCCTGGTATTGATATTCTCTGGACCG GCCCAAAAGTCGTGTCTAAGGATATTTCTGTGGAGTCCATAGAAGAGGTGTCCAGAGTTCTCCGACGGCCACCAGTGATTTGGGACAACATTCATGCTAATGATTACGACCCCCAGAGGCTTTTCCTGGGGCCTTTCAAGAACCGGCCCACTGAGCTCATTCCCAAACTCAGAGGAGTGCTCACCAACCCCAACTGCGAGTTCGAACCCAACTTTGTGGCTGTTCATACACTGGGCACCTGGTGCAAATCCAGCACAGGCCAGAAAGATGTTGCTATGG ATGGTGAGGATCAGGGCTCTGACTACAACCCTCAGGAGGCATTGCGGCTTGCCCTCTCTGAATGGCTGATTGAGTTTGGTATGGCAGATCAACCTGATG TGTCCCGTGCTGGCAGCGGCCGTCCTAAGAGAGAGCCATCTGAGGAGGAGCCCATGCAGACAGACGAGTATGTCCCGGGACCTAAAGAGAACCCCCTATACACAGCCGAGCCACTGACCCTGGAGGACCTTACTCTGCTGTCTGAGCTTTTCTACCTGCCCTACGAGCATGGCCCCACTGCCCTGGCCATGTTGAGAGAACTCCACTGGCTCCGTGGCAACAGCCATGCTGCTGTGTTCGGCCCTACAGCACCTGAGAACGAGAAG ACCAAAGAATGgcgagagagagcagagcaCTTTGATGATATGTGTGCTGCAGTCGTCCGGATGTTTAATAGGCTGTCAAACGTGCCGAACAGGACCATTCTGTATGACCTGTACAACTACATCTGTGACATAAAAAGTGGCGTATCCTTAGCCAGAGCGTTTGTTGGCAGTTTGG GAGGACATAATCCTCCTCCCTGCCAGGTTATAAATGATGACCCAGAGCCGTGGGGCTTCAGAGGTGGACTTTCCGGAGAGTTCCAA AGAATGCTTCCTTGTCATGGAAACCGAGATCTTTTCCATACACCTCCTGCCAGTCGAGTGTACACCATTCGGCCATGCACTCCAAAAGACAAG TCCGAGGTACTGAGGTTGTCCAAGGAGATGCAGAGCGAGACACTGCAGCAGGCGGCATTAATTGGTGACAG GCTGGTGGACGGTCAGCTTTCCCCTTCTAAATACTGCGATCTGGTTCTGGAGGACGAGGCGGGCCTCTGTGGCTTTGCTTTCGCCCTCACTGATGCCAAGACTGCCATGACCAAATCCCAG TATCCTGAAACAATGCTGAGAGACTTCCCCTCCCTCATGGCTATTCAAATCCATCCAAGAGTCCCAGACCCCAGCACTGCCAAGCACCTGATATGCAGTGTGCTTTCTTCACTGAAGGAGAGTA GCTCCATAGGGGTATTCTGTGAATTCAGATCAAGCGACAAGAGAATGCTGGATTTCCTCAGGACGCTGGGCCTGCTCCATGTGCTCAAAGTGGATGGACTACAAGCAGGCCTGGTCCTCATGGGAACAAAGCTATGA